In a single window of the Burkholderia contaminans genome:
- a CDS encoding anti-sigma factor: MNTPADHNPELRCAEYALGVLDADARRELEQAAARDPALQATLERWQRHLAPLADDVTPVDPPARTWTRIQHQLGFIPPSRPRSAAPSDGWWNNLKLWRWVGMGASVAALGLLTVNVIRVGEAPPRPAAEDSRYMAATLAQADGVARWTATVDLRRARMVVVPANTPPVAADRSTELWLIPPNAKPISLGVFASNAPASMTLPQAIVARLDARAVLAVSLEPHGGSPSGQPTGPVLATGAMHTT; the protein is encoded by the coding sequence ATGAATACGCCGGCCGATCACAATCCCGAATTGCGCTGCGCGGAATACGCGCTCGGCGTGCTCGACGCAGACGCGCGCCGCGAGCTGGAGCAGGCCGCCGCACGCGACCCGGCGTTGCAAGCCACGCTCGAGCGCTGGCAGCGCCACCTCGCCCCGCTCGCGGACGACGTCACGCCCGTCGACCCGCCCGCGCGAACCTGGACGAGGATCCAGCACCAACTGGGCTTCATCCCGCCGTCGCGCCCGCGCAGCGCCGCGCCATCCGACGGATGGTGGAACAACCTGAAACTGTGGCGCTGGGTCGGCATGGGCGCGAGCGTGGCGGCGCTCGGGCTGCTCACGGTCAACGTGATCCGGGTGGGCGAAGCGCCGCCGCGCCCCGCTGCCGAAGACAGCCGCTACATGGCGGCCACGCTGGCACAAGCGGATGGCGTCGCACGGTGGACCGCCACGGTCGACTTGCGGCGTGCCCGGATGGTCGTGGTGCCCGCGAACACGCCGCCGGTCGCCGCGGACCGCTCGACGGAGCTCTGGCTGATTCCGCCGAATGCGAAGCCGATCTCGCTCGGCGTATTCGCGTCGAACGCACCGGCGTCGATGACGCTGCCGCAAGCGATCGTCGCGCGACTCGATGCACGCGCGGTGCTCGCCGTATCGCTCGAGCCTCACGGCGGCTCGCCGAGCGGCCAACCCACCGGGCCGGTGCTCGCCACCGGCGCGATGCATACCACTTGA
- a CDS encoding sigma-70 family RNA polymerase sigma factor — protein sequence MSDTPGGASGFDQSAPSRDADADVARREHLNRVMLQAATGDQAAFAELYRLSASRVFGTIVRMLHDHGEAEDLLQEVYTTAWRRIDAFDPARGGAMTWLITLARNKTIDRLRQHRDAQLDDEQALELPAEDPTPAALAEASQERLRLERCLAQLDPQHGRAVREAFFSGATYSELAARLRVPLGTMKSWIRRSLMQLKVCLEQ from the coding sequence ATGAGCGACACGCCAGGCGGTGCCAGCGGCTTCGATCAGTCAGCCCCTTCGCGCGATGCCGATGCGGATGTCGCGCGCCGCGAACATCTGAACCGGGTGATGCTTCAGGCAGCAACCGGCGACCAGGCGGCTTTCGCGGAGTTGTACCGGCTGAGCGCGTCGCGGGTGTTCGGGACGATCGTGCGCATGCTTCACGATCACGGGGAAGCCGAGGATCTCCTCCAGGAGGTCTACACGACCGCATGGCGACGCATCGACGCGTTCGACCCGGCGCGCGGCGGCGCGATGACGTGGCTGATCACGCTGGCGCGCAACAAGACGATCGACCGCTTGCGGCAGCATCGCGACGCGCAACTCGACGACGAGCAGGCGCTGGAGCTTCCCGCCGAAGATCCGACGCCCGCCGCGCTGGCGGAGGCCTCGCAGGAGCGCCTTCGCCTCGAGCGATGCCTCGCGCAACTCGATCCGCAGCACGGCCGCGCGGTGCGCGAGGCCTTCTTCAGCGGCGCGACCTACAGTGAGCTGGCAGCGCGACTGCGTGTGCCGCTCGGAACCATGAAGAGCTGGATCCGGCGCAGCCTGATGCAGCTGAAGGTGTGCCTGGAGCAATGA
- a CDS encoding lipocalin family protein, whose translation MKRSIVGRPLWAAGVIVAGAALVLAGCAGLAGGPSGNAHVPQPAKSVDLDRYVGRWYEFARYENRFERGCDGVTADYAKREDGLVGVRNTCREGGPDGRARSADGRARIVADSGGAKLKVSFFGPFFLGDYWVLDRADDYAWSIVGEPSGRFLWILTRDAKPSAEQAAALVERVRALGYDTTMLRRTAH comes from the coding sequence ATGAAGCGAAGTATCGTGGGCCGACCGCTGTGGGCGGCGGGCGTGATCGTGGCGGGCGCCGCCCTGGTGCTGGCGGGATGTGCAGGCCTCGCCGGCGGGCCCAGCGGGAATGCACACGTTCCGCAACCCGCGAAATCCGTCGATCTCGATCGCTACGTCGGCAGATGGTACGAGTTCGCGCGGTATGAAAACCGCTTCGAGCGCGGATGCGACGGCGTGACGGCCGACTATGCGAAGCGGGAAGACGGTCTCGTCGGCGTGCGCAATACCTGCCGCGAAGGCGGGCCGGACGGCCGCGCGCGAAGCGCCGACGGGCGCGCTAGGATCGTGGCGGACAGCGGGGGCGCAAAGCTGAAAGTGTCGTTCTTCGGGCCGTTCTTCCTCGGCGATTACTGGGTGCTCGATCGCGCCGACGACTACGCATGGTCGATCGTCGGTGAACCGTCGGGTCGGTTCCTGTGGATCCTGACGCGCGATGCGAAGCCTTCCGCTGAACAGGCCGCGGCGCTCGTCGAACGGGTGCGGGCGCTCGGTTACGACACGACGATGTTGCGGCGCACCGCGCATTAG
- a CDS encoding LacI family DNA-binding transcriptional regulator: MSDSTKSDARPRRTSGRLTLRDVAEHVGVSQISVSRYFQDPARLSAPLRERIADAVAELGYVPNLVAGGLASARSRVIGMVIPNISGPIFANTIQSFSDEVTAHGYQLLLASSYFSTDLEENAVRGLLGWSPAALVLTSHFHSPGTEELIEQTQVPVLETWDFQPRRKPLQIGFVHQEAGRIAARHLVERGYRRIAFVLNSAAGDASARERCDGYTEIMREHGREPIVFAPTEAQPMHAGREALLALCSARRTADAIVFANDNLAFGALLSAPGAGIRIPEQCAIVGFGDYPMAEMLTPGLTTVRPPASEIGITAAARIFQLLQEDPPALDALRKSQRPMSCQLIVRASS; the protein is encoded by the coding sequence ATGTCCGATTCGACTAAAAGCGATGCGCGTCCCCGCCGCACGTCGGGACGCCTGACCCTGCGCGATGTGGCCGAGCACGTCGGCGTGTCGCAGATCAGCGTGTCGCGCTATTTCCAGGATCCGGCGCGGCTGTCCGCGCCGCTGCGCGAGCGGATCGCCGATGCGGTCGCCGAACTCGGCTACGTGCCGAATCTCGTCGCCGGCGGGCTCGCATCGGCGCGCAGCCGTGTCATCGGCATGGTCATTCCGAACATCTCGGGGCCGATCTTTGCGAACACGATCCAGAGCTTCAGCGATGAGGTCACGGCACACGGTTACCAGTTGCTGCTCGCATCGAGCTATTTCTCGACGGATCTCGAGGAGAACGCGGTGCGTGGATTGCTCGGGTGGTCGCCGGCGGCGCTCGTGCTCACGTCGCACTTCCATTCCCCGGGAACCGAGGAACTGATCGAACAGACGCAGGTGCCCGTGCTCGAAACGTGGGACTTCCAGCCGCGGCGCAAACCGCTGCAGATCGGCTTCGTGCACCAGGAAGCCGGACGCATCGCGGCGCGTCATCTGGTGGAACGCGGCTATCGACGCATCGCGTTCGTACTGAACAGCGCGGCGGGCGACGCAAGCGCGCGCGAGCGGTGCGATGGTTATACCGAGATCATGCGCGAGCATGGGCGCGAGCCGATCGTGTTTGCACCGACCGAAGCGCAGCCGATGCACGCAGGACGCGAGGCGCTGCTCGCGCTGTGTTCCGCCCGCCGCACGGCCGACGCGATCGTCTTCGCGAACGACAACCTCGCGTTCGGTGCGCTGCTTTCCGCGCCCGGCGCGGGCATTCGCATACCGGAGCAATGCGCGATCGTCGGTTTCGGCGACTATCCGATGGCGGAAATGCTGACGCCCGGCCTGACGACCGTGCGGCCGCCCGCGAGCGAAATCGGCATCACGGCGGCCGCGCGGATCTTTCAGCTTCTGCAGGAGGATCCGCCGGCGCTCGACGCGCTTCGCAAAAGTCAGCGACCGATGTCGTGCCAACTGATTGTCCGGGCGAGCAGTTAA
- a CDS encoding LLM class flavin-dependent oxidoreductase, which produces MTTASRLMHLGAFLMETGHHAAAWRHPDVPAGGGTDFRAYAALASTAERACFDAIFIADSVAANVGDGAARSARSDRLDPLTLLPALAAVTERIGLIATATTTYNEPYHIARKFASLDHISGGRAGWNLVTSDNAAEARNFGRAEHVGHDERYARAREFHRVVTGLWDSWADDSFVRDKASGVYYDASTLRVLDHRGPHFSVAGPLNVPRPVQGWPVVVQAGSSEAGRDLAAQTADVVFTAHARLDAAQAFYRDMKARAVAAGRAPGDVKIMPGLSVVVARTDDEARERFDALQALVDPVAGVAMLARMLGNFDLSGYPLDGPLPDLPLTDSGQRSRQALLTALAGDERLTIRELVLRIAAGRGHVTVVGSATTVADLMQTWFERDAADGFNVMPAELPGGLDAFCSLVVPELQRRGLFRTAYTGSTLREHLGLPRPVRA; this is translated from the coding sequence ATGACGACAGCTTCCCGCCTCATGCACCTTGGGGCCTTTCTGATGGAGACCGGACACCATGCAGCCGCGTGGCGGCATCCGGACGTGCCGGCCGGTGGCGGCACGGATTTTCGTGCGTATGCGGCGCTGGCGAGCACGGCGGAACGCGCGTGCTTCGACGCGATTTTCATCGCGGACAGTGTCGCCGCGAACGTGGGTGACGGCGCCGCGCGATCGGCCCGTTCCGACCGGCTCGATCCGCTGACGCTGCTGCCTGCGCTCGCGGCGGTCACGGAGCGCATCGGCCTGATCGCCACGGCGACGACGACCTACAACGAGCCGTATCACATCGCGCGCAAGTTTGCGTCGCTCGACCACATCAGCGGCGGGCGGGCCGGCTGGAATCTCGTGACGTCCGACAACGCGGCGGAGGCGCGCAACTTCGGCCGCGCCGAACACGTCGGTCACGACGAGCGCTATGCGCGCGCCCGGGAATTCCATCGCGTCGTGACGGGGCTGTGGGACAGCTGGGCCGACGACAGCTTCGTGCGCGACAAGGCGAGCGGCGTGTACTACGACGCGTCCACGCTGCGCGTGCTCGATCATCGCGGCCCGCATTTCTCCGTGGCGGGCCCGCTCAACGTGCCGCGCCCGGTGCAGGGATGGCCCGTCGTCGTGCAGGCGGGCTCATCGGAGGCGGGCCGCGACCTCGCCGCGCAGACGGCCGACGTCGTGTTCACCGCGCACGCACGGCTGGATGCCGCGCAGGCGTTCTACCGCGACATGAAGGCGCGCGCGGTCGCCGCGGGCCGCGCGCCGGGCGACGTGAAGATCATGCCTGGCCTGTCGGTCGTCGTCGCGCGTACCGACGACGAGGCGCGCGAGCGCTTCGACGCGCTGCAGGCGCTCGTCGATCCGGTCGCGGGTGTCGCGATGCTTGCGCGGATGCTCGGCAACTTCGACCTGTCCGGCTATCCGCTCGACGGTCCGTTGCCGGATTTGCCGCTCACGGACAGCGGCCAGCGCAGCCGCCAGGCACTCCTGACCGCGCTGGCCGGCGACGAGCGCCTGACGATCCGCGAACTGGTGCTGCGCATCGCGGCGGGACGCGGGCACGTGACGGTGGTCGGCAGTGCGACAACCGTGGCCGACCTGATGCAGACGTGGTTCGAGCGCGACGCGGCCGACGGCTTCAACGTGATGCCGGCCGAACTGCCGGGCGGCCTCGATGCGTTCTGTTCGCTCGTCGTGCCCGAGTTGCAGCGGCGCGGGCTGTTCCGCACGGCCTACACCGGCTCCACGTTGCGCGAGCATCTTGGGCTGCCGCGACCGGTGCGTGCGTAG
- a CDS encoding aliphatic sulfonate ABC transporter substrate-binding protein — translation MTFSRRSFLRTAQAAAVAAFAMPFAGGAQADTARTLRIGYQKGTPLTLLKAQRSLDKPLAARGFDIAWTEFPSGPPLLEAMNAGSIDLGYTGSPPPIFAQAAGSRIVYLAAEPAGPHNEAIIVLDGSPLKSVADLKGRTVAFARGSSSNYLIVAALEKAGLTYADIKPAFLSPADARAAFEGGKVDAWVIWDPYLEVVQQTLGVRTIADYASGIVQPYSFFLGAPDFAKAHPEVLSDVLSAVARGDAWTAAHRSDAAQLIAREIGVPQPVVERYLARSAFGLLPVNSTVLGAQQRVADTFRRANVIPRAIQVADIAHPVSFTR, via the coding sequence ATGACGTTTTCCCGACGTTCGTTTCTCCGCACCGCACAGGCTGCAGCCGTGGCCGCGTTCGCCATGCCATTCGCCGGCGGCGCGCAGGCCGACACCGCCCGCACGCTGCGCATCGGCTACCAGAAGGGCACGCCGCTCACGCTGCTGAAGGCGCAGCGCTCGCTCGACAAGCCGCTCGCCGCGCGCGGCTTCGACATCGCATGGACCGAATTCCCGTCCGGGCCGCCGCTGCTCGAGGCGATGAATGCCGGCTCGATCGATCTCGGCTATACGGGCTCGCCACCGCCGATCTTCGCGCAGGCGGCGGGCAGCCGGATCGTCTACCTGGCGGCCGAACCCGCTGGCCCGCACAACGAGGCCATCATCGTGCTCGACGGCTCGCCGCTCAAATCGGTCGCCGACCTGAAAGGGCGGACGGTGGCATTCGCCCGCGGGTCGAGTTCGAACTACCTGATCGTCGCTGCGCTCGAAAAAGCCGGCCTGACCTATGCGGACATCAAGCCCGCCTTCTTGTCGCCCGCCGACGCACGCGCGGCCTTCGAAGGCGGCAAGGTCGACGCATGGGTCATCTGGGATCCGTATCTCGAGGTCGTCCAGCAGACGCTCGGCGTGCGCACGATCGCCGACTATGCGTCGGGCATCGTGCAGCCGTACAGCTTCTTTCTCGGTGCGCCGGATTTCGCGAAGGCCCACCCCGAGGTGTTGTCGGATGTGCTGTCGGCGGTCGCGCGCGGCGACGCGTGGACGGCCGCCCATCGCAGTGACGCCGCGCAGTTGATTGCTCGCGAGATCGGCGTGCCGCAGCCCGTCGTCGAGCGCTATCTCGCGCGATCCGCATTCGGGCTGCTGCCCGTCAATTCGACCGTGCTCGGCGCGCAGCAACGCGTTGCGGATACGTTCCGTCGAGCGAACGTCATTCCGCGTGCGATCCAGGTCGCTGACATTGCACACCCGGTTTCCTTCACCCGCTGA
- a CDS encoding porin, translating to MNRLASRTAAIRPVRRAAALRWRFRFTPRLKTGLRTAGAVALACASHTGHAQSTLVMYGIVDAAVQYGRFNSTTGTTASAASGNLQASRFGLLGKEDLGGGYRANFRLETGFNIYTGMGGGATEFNRGASVGLSGPFGSVDAGYLYLPIYWVFLASDVGTYGLANPAAIMSLEHTTTLGSSGTGGFYRNAVRYRTPEALGGWSSEIGYSFGAQDPAGQTLNARNVGVNLQYAKNSVLVGYGFNRYQYYASATASDASSQLTHVLTAAYDFGRMVVGGNYVYSKRTDGTGWFASAALLNARVRVGFGDINVGVSRRIENGDARAIACDVGYVYYLSKRTQLYGFATTILNNRHSTQGFALLNNPAATVTPGFDPWAVTAGIRTSF from the coding sequence ATGAACCGACTCGCTTCCCGTACCGCCGCCATCCGTCCCGTTCGCCGCGCCGCCGCATTGCGCTGGCGCTTTCGCTTCACGCCCCGGCTGAAAACCGGGCTGCGCACGGCGGGTGCCGTCGCGCTCGCCTGCGCCAGCCACACCGGGCACGCGCAGTCGACGCTGGTCATGTACGGCATCGTCGATGCAGCCGTGCAGTACGGTCGCTTCAACAGCACGACCGGAACGACCGCGTCGGCGGCCAGCGGCAACCTGCAGGCATCGCGCTTCGGGCTGCTCGGCAAGGAAGATCTCGGCGGCGGCTATCGCGCGAATTTCCGCCTCGAGACGGGCTTCAATATCTACACGGGGATGGGAGGCGGCGCGACCGAGTTCAATCGCGGCGCATCGGTCGGGCTGTCGGGGCCGTTCGGCAGCGTCGACGCCGGCTATCTGTACCTGCCGATCTACTGGGTGTTTCTCGCGTCCGATGTCGGCACGTACGGGCTCGCGAATCCAGCCGCGATCATGTCGCTCGAACACACGACGACGCTCGGTTCGAGCGGCACCGGCGGGTTCTACCGTAACGCGGTGCGCTACCGGACGCCGGAAGCGCTCGGCGGCTGGTCGAGCGAGATCGGCTATTCGTTCGGTGCGCAGGATCCTGCCGGGCAGACGCTGAACGCGCGCAACGTCGGCGTGAACCTCCAGTACGCGAAGAACAGCGTGCTGGTCGGCTATGGCTTCAACCGCTACCAGTACTACGCGAGCGCGACGGCATCCGACGCGTCGTCGCAGCTCACGCATGTACTGACCGCCGCATACGATTTCGGTCGCATGGTGGTGGGCGGGAACTACGTGTATTCGAAGCGTACCGACGGCACGGGATGGTTCGCGTCCGCCGCGTTGCTCAACGCGCGCGTGCGTGTCGGATTCGGCGACATCAACGTCGGCGTGTCGCGGCGTATCGAGAATGGCGATGCGCGTGCGATCGCTTGCGATGTGGGCTACGTGTACTACCTGTCGAAGCGCACGCAGCTGTATGGCTTCGCGACGACGATCCTGAACAACCGTCATTCGACACAGGGATTCGCACTTCTGAACAACCCGGCGGCGACGGTGACGCCGGGATTCGACCCATGGGCGGTGACGGCTGGCATCAGGACGTCGTTCTGA
- a CDS encoding dimethylsulfonioproprionate lyase family protein has translation MHERPKPIADFVRIAGELFQSERLPAAARAFAPHVFARLQQPSDNGLRNATRYPAREWLGPALQAVACVNPTFAAVARLIGSLEPVVGWTRRTSGKDGSPNYIDGHVNGMICGPGGAESRDDIQLGFSLMMPGVRYPDHGHAPEEAYVLMTAGEFRQQNGEWFDPGIGGGIHNPPGALHAMRSGDTPFLAIWCLLN, from the coding sequence ATGCATGAACGTCCGAAACCCATCGCGGATTTCGTCCGGATCGCCGGCGAACTGTTCCAGTCGGAAAGGCTTCCCGCCGCCGCGCGCGCGTTCGCACCGCACGTATTCGCCCGATTGCAGCAGCCGTCGGACAACGGCTTGCGCAACGCAACGCGCTACCCCGCGCGCGAATGGCTTGGCCCGGCGCTCCAGGCCGTCGCATGCGTGAACCCGACGTTCGCCGCCGTCGCGCGGCTGATCGGGTCGCTGGAGCCGGTAGTCGGCTGGACGCGCCGTACGTCAGGAAAGGACGGTAGCCCAAACTACATCGATGGGCACGTGAACGGAATGATCTGCGGGCCCGGCGGCGCCGAAAGCCGCGACGACATTCAACTCGGCTTCTCGCTGATGATGCCCGGCGTGCGGTACCCCGATCACGGCCACGCGCCGGAAGAAGCCTACGTGCTGATGACCGCCGGTGAATTCCGGCAGCAGAACGGCGAATGGTTCGATCCCGGGATCGGCGGCGGCATCCACAACCCGCCCGGCGCGCTGCATGCGATGCGCTCCGGCGACACGCCGTTCCTCGCGATCTGGTGTCTGCTGAATTGA
- a CDS encoding quaternary amine ABC transporter ATP-binding protein, with the protein MAPNMTFAPGDVLPTGAIHTGGAPSIARSSIATGTDILTVKHLSKIFGPKPERAIEMMKRGVGRNEIFAETGNMVAVNDVSLSVRAGEIFVIMGLSGSGKSTLVRLLNRLIEPTAGQVVLEGRDIAPMSTPELRDVRRQKMAMVFQSFALLPNRTVLDNIAYGLEVAGIRKAQRYEVARAALERVGLGSYEKLLPSELSGGMQQRVGLARALAVNPSVLLMDEAFSALDPLIRFEMQNELLRLQKEEQRTIVFISHDIEEAVKIGGRIGIMKDGCLIQVGTPAELIQTPADAYVQDFFRNVDVSRFMKASSMMTPVERGLLRSDALTPSDRYLNQLIDSGAECGYVCDESGRYLGCVTPATLHRSGAKPIRDAFLNDFNAVSIDTDLHRLASIALTQQHDVPVTDGAGRLAGVVSCRTILKQMMQRRAA; encoded by the coding sequence ATGGCTCCAAATATGACGTTTGCGCCGGGCGACGTACTTCCCACCGGGGCAATCCACACCGGCGGTGCGCCGTCGATTGCCCGGTCGAGTATCGCGACGGGAACGGACATCCTGACCGTCAAGCACCTGTCGAAGATTTTCGGTCCGAAGCCCGAGCGTGCGATCGAGATGATGAAGCGCGGCGTCGGCCGCAACGAGATCTTCGCGGAAACCGGCAACATGGTCGCGGTCAACGACGTGAGCCTGAGCGTGCGCGCCGGCGAGATCTTCGTGATCATGGGGCTGTCGGGTTCGGGGAAATCGACGCTCGTCCGATTGCTGAACCGGCTGATCGAGCCGACGGCCGGGCAGGTCGTGCTCGAAGGTCGCGACATCGCACCGATGTCGACGCCGGAACTGCGCGACGTCCGGCGCCAGAAGATGGCCATGGTGTTCCAGTCGTTCGCGCTGCTGCCGAACCGCACCGTGCTCGACAACATCGCGTACGGGCTCGAAGTCGCGGGGATCAGGAAGGCGCAGCGCTACGAGGTCGCGCGCGCGGCGCTGGAGCGCGTCGGCCTCGGCTCGTACGAGAAACTGCTGCCGAGCGAGTTGTCCGGCGGCATGCAGCAGCGTGTGGGCCTCGCCCGCGCACTGGCGGTGAATCCGTCGGTGCTGCTGATGGACGAGGCATTCTCCGCGCTCGATCCGCTGATCCGCTTCGAAATGCAGAACGAGCTGCTGCGCCTGCAGAAGGAAGAGCAGCGCACGATCGTGTTCATCTCCCACGATATCGAGGAAGCCGTCAAGATCGGCGGCCGCATCGGCATCATGAAGGACGGTTGCCTGATCCAGGTCGGCACGCCCGCCGAACTGATCCAGACGCCGGCCGACGCGTACGTGCAGGACTTCTTCCGCAACGTCGACGTGTCGCGCTTCATGAAGGCATCAAGCATGATGACGCCGGTCGAGCGCGGGCTGCTTCGCAGCGATGCGCTCACGCCGTCCGACCGCTATCTGAACCAGCTGATCGACAGCGGCGCGGAATGCGGCTACGTGTGCGACGAATCCGGCCGTTACCTTGGCTGCGTCACACCCGCCACGCTGCACCGGTCCGGCGCGAAGCCGATTCGCGACGCGTTCCTGAACGACTTCAACGCGGTGTCGATCGATACGGATCTGCATCGGCTTGCGTCGATCGCGCTGACGCAGCAGCACGACGTGCCGGTAACGGACGGAGCGGGACGACTGGCGGGCGTCGTGTCCTGCCGGACGATACTCAAGCAGATGATGCAACGGAGGGCAGCATGA